A genomic window from Malassezia vespertilionis chromosome 6, complete sequence includes:
- the EFB1 gene encoding Translation elongation factor 1 beta (EggNog:ENOG503NV8V; COG:J; BUSCO:EOG092644ZU) encodes MSLPDFSNADVLNQFNTFLADKSFVDGNEPTQADVAAFEAISSPVDAGKYPNVSRWSEHIKSYDAADLPGDKAKAAELLKFGSDDDEIDLFGSDEEEDPEAERIKAERVKEYEARKAQKPKTIQKSVVTFDVKPWDDETDMKALEEAVRGVEMDGLVWGASKLVPIGYGVSKLQITLVVEDEKVSMEELQECVQDIEDYVQSSDIAAMQKL; translated from the exons ATGTCTCTCCCCGACTTTTCTAACGCCGACGTTCTTAACCAGTTCAACACTTTCCTTGCGGACAAGTCTTTTGTTGATGG TAACGAGCCCACGCAGGCCGATGTTGCCGCTTTCGAGGCGATCTCTTCGCCCGTTGATGCTGGCAAGTACCCCAACGTGAGTCGCTGGTCCGAACACATCAAGTCGTACGATGCCGCCGACCTCCCCGGTGACAAAGCCAAGGCTGCAGAACTTCTGAAGTTCGGCTCCGACGATGATGAGATCGATCTCTTCGGTTctgacgaggaggaggacCCCGAGGCTGAGCGCATCAAGGCCGAGCGTGTGAAGGAATACGAGGCACGCAAGGCCCAAAAGCCCAAGACTATTCAGAAGAGTGTCGTTACCTTTGATGTGAAGCCTTGGGACGACGAGACCGACATGaaggcgctcgaggaggcTGTCCGTGGGGTTGAAATGGACGGTCTCGTTTGGGGTGCTAGCAAGCTCGTACCCATTGGATACGGTGTGAGCAAGCTCCAGATTACCCTTGTCGTTGAAGACGAGAAGGTCTCTATGGAGGAGCTCCAAGAGTGCGTCCAGGACATTGAGGACTACGTTCAGTCTTCTGACATTGCTGCTATGCAGAAGCTTTAA